A single Garra rufa chromosome 9, GarRuf1.0, whole genome shotgun sequence DNA region contains:
- the pnrc2 gene encoding proline-rich nuclear receptor coactivator 2, whose amino-acid sequence MGGGERYNIPDRPAPKKSHQIGRAKQRSRDQNGVVHSASSGALGVPLHHSYRRGEKGTSYSWSPEARQAASVDKKNASVRFATPYDQNWEGTVSHLNKLLSAQCGQNYAGAKFSEPPSPSVLPKPPSHWVSLPMGDHREMMTFQLKSLLKVQA is encoded by the coding sequence ATGGGAGGTGGTGAGAGATACAACATTCCAGATCGCCCAGCACCCAAGAAGAGCCACCAGATCGGCAGGGCCAAGCAGAGAAGTCGAGACCAGAATGGAGTGGTGCATTCCGCCTCCTCAGGAGCCTTAGGGGTGCCCCTTCACCACAGCTATCGCAGGGGTGAGAAGGGCACCAGCTATTCTTGGTCTCCTGAGGCGCGGCAGGCCGCGTCTGTAGACAAGAAAAACGCCTCGGTTCGTTTTGCCACACCTTACGATCAGAATTGGGAGGGTACCGTGTCCCATCTGAACAAACTTTTGTCAGCTCAGTGTGGTCAGAACTATGCTGGAGCCAAGTTTAGTGAGCCCCCATCCCCGAGTGTGCTACCCAAGCCCCCAAGCCACTGGGTGTCTCTTCCCATGGGCGATCATCGTGAGATGATGACCTTTCAGTTAAAGAGCCTCTTGAAGGTTCAGGCCTAA